The following coding sequences lie in one Thalassoglobus polymorphus genomic window:
- a CDS encoding LptF/LptG family permease, whose product MPFKIPILQRYILWEVLRVFAFVLTCITVLLVFVGVFQQATERGLTPAHALQVLPFVVPHMLPFTIPAAMLLTVSLVYGRLAGDQEVIAAKSAGIHPVSLMLPALFLGATLSAGTLVLSDQMIPWSMTKIEQHAISVLEDVFIERLRTELQFSDRGTGLHVHVAAVDDRKLIHPVFRYAKNGRIVTMQAEEAELRLDLKRQEVVIAMTNGFIELPGDHRVFFSGTQEERIRWEREDEVRKARDLPILSIGTEIEQIESFRETQKKKRAIQAFMSMTGANFQQLVGDVKTTTKELNGDRKRYNKLNTEVHSRYAMACSCFFFALLGSPVAIRFGQSQFLKSFMLCFVPIVCGYYPLMLGLMAQSKNGHISPVWSMWIANLIVIALSWFVMRKVVRY is encoded by the coding sequence ATGCCTTTTAAAATTCCAATTTTGCAGCGATACATCCTGTGGGAAGTGCTGCGCGTGTTTGCGTTTGTGCTCACTTGTATTACCGTTTTGCTGGTTTTCGTCGGAGTTTTTCAACAGGCGACCGAACGTGGTTTGACGCCAGCCCATGCTTTACAGGTCTTGCCGTTTGTCGTTCCACATATGCTCCCGTTCACAATTCCGGCAGCAATGTTGTTGACGGTTTCGCTGGTATATGGACGATTGGCAGGTGATCAGGAAGTGATTGCCGCGAAATCTGCTGGGATACATCCAGTCTCGTTGATGTTACCTGCCCTGTTTCTTGGAGCGACATTAAGTGCGGGAACGCTGGTTTTAAGCGATCAAATGATTCCGTGGTCTATGACCAAAATTGAACAGCACGCGATTTCAGTCCTGGAAGATGTTTTCATCGAGCGTTTGCGAACAGAGTTGCAATTCAGCGACCGTGGGACTGGATTACACGTGCATGTTGCTGCCGTGGACGATCGTAAACTGATACATCCGGTCTTTCGCTACGCGAAGAATGGTCGGATCGTAACGATGCAGGCTGAAGAAGCAGAACTACGACTCGATCTCAAACGTCAAGAGGTCGTGATTGCGATGACAAACGGGTTTATTGAGTTGCCGGGCGACCATCGTGTGTTTTTTAGTGGAACGCAGGAAGAACGAATTCGCTGGGAGCGCGAGGATGAAGTCCGCAAGGCACGAGATCTTCCAATTCTCTCAATCGGAACAGAAATTGAGCAGATCGAATCGTTTCGGGAGACTCAAAAGAAGAAACGAGCCATTCAAGCATTCATGTCGATGACTGGGGCGAATTTTCAGCAACTCGTAGGGGATGTCAAAACGACCACGAAAGAGCTGAACGGCGATCGCAAACGATACAACAAGCTCAACACCGAAGTGCATAGCCGCTACGCAATGGCCTGCAGCTGCTTCTTCTTTGCACTTCTGGGAAGTCCAGTCGCCATTCGGTTTGGACAGTCTCAGTTCTTGAAGAGTTTCATGCTCTGCTTCGTTCCAATTGTGTGTGGATATTATCCGTTAATGCTCGGTTTGATGGCGCAATCCAAAAACGGTCATATTTCTCCAGTATGGTCCATGTGGATCGCGAACTTGATTGTGATTGCGTTGTCCTGGTTTGTCATGCGGAAAGTGGTTCGATACTAA
- a CDS encoding DNA repair ATPase, translating into MDSSPQQPEAATQLESGTYEILRNRLRSHGEELRSRLDQLNENRKEVFGSIDLKLLNTERITTEHNCVPRDMVAVGDQFLFGYNVQFGLRTERNVADVFAVYSFDNETKTFSPEPLDLLQNATFEKDFQDVYRYYKSATFAKFYKRGVHLYMVFQVGKSPTDIKSFKWLVEGSTLRYLDNRSDHEVRFPAQHEFEWQKTTRDMQRHGEHPHISIDDRIFVETVGGDLTIKVENNTESGAGIYEEPVENADQTLDDADIFYALVGHTILLKIRPYQEQDWRYIVFNEKIQKASRVDSIADACVLLPDDHGLIFSNGYYLQSGERKTFDTSIQGLIFDRRVSSPNGEDTLYVFYQPVQGAYVLLGYNLIEQVVDTPVICNGFTMFRGGETILFKSHGEPQKHHAVQVWQTPYVGEDYETFENTDSYLYKIGNRDIVRGMAECHEILNLIEKEDSYSDLYVDLVKYAGDILDSYFWINNAEAANLGEPLQQIKVAATSAVDEFEKVVRVRQNTREQTQQVAGETRELLNEVGRRRFDNIDSFVKSLAGLRRVRGEIIGLRDLRYADTELIEQLETEVAEQAEQLSHRCVEFLLNDDALQPYADAVAIEQAGIDDLNKVADAKQVEEKIAESSHELEMLIEIVSNLKIDDATQRTTIIDNISGIFSHVNAARASLKRKIQELASVEGSAEFSSQLKLMNQSVVNYLDVCDSPEKCEEYLTKLMVQLEELEGKFAEFDEFIVQLADKREEVAGAFGSRRMQLVEKRNKRANALADAADRILKGVKNRIESFQEISDIHGYFASDLMIDKVRNIISDLEGLGDSVKVDDIQSRLKTIREDAVRQLKDKKELYEDGDHVIRFGNHRFSVNTQVLDLTTVLRDGELNYHLTGTDFYEPVNSEELNSTQSVWTMEVVSENKDVYRAEFLAYTMLQAARNGQWNPYEDQSSPQSAKQLMNEVDLLSEVQKFMGPRYQEGYSKGVHDQDAVKILHALLEIDNACGLLRYSSQSRVLANLFWWNFGDSKTKKLKEQVLTGFGTISQFFPGTDQQQEYLADLREMLLEFIEESEFYGTSEVPSGRVHEAAEYLFDELTDDSRRVRGNQFVVSQTAADLFREFHDHLKRLDAQERFTKAMKAVQRDTLASFELARDWTTAFLLNYGNGEEVFDYREEIAKLIMDGQVDERAVVAAQMERKLTKMIGTHPVIQSGNYELRFNHFLDRLSTFERETIPRFKRYHELKSQLVDEHRDAMKLTEFQPRVLTSFVRNQLIDQVYLPLVGDNLAKQIGTTGEGKRTDRQGLLLLISPPGYGKTTLMEYIANRLGIIFMKVNGPALGHEVTSLDPAAAPNAGAREEVEKLNLAFEMGDNVLIYLDDIQHCHTEFLQKFISLCDAQRKIEGVYKGKTQTYDFRGKKVAVVMAGNPYTESGEKFQIPDMLSNRADIYNLGEIIGDTADAFELSYIENALTSNSVLGKLASRSQKDVYAVVKMAERTLRGDAAPSEGIDFEANYSMEELNDFVDTMMKLMRVRDVVLRVNQEYITSAAQHDDYRTEPPFLLQGSYRNMNRIAEKVLPVMNGDEIESLIQSSYQNDAQTLTSGTEANLLKFKELTGTLTAGEQERWDDIKRTFKQNIKMRGIGSDDKVGQVIATLTTFSDGLDSIRKAVNEGATTLSAKSDSQSDTPDEDVLREELRAMSLQLADGLEQIARLSNRPINVSVPPLEMKWPDTFPTTTAPDSARSEEPRSTSDQNRPKIVDEEEGENTKSDERITIVNRLPKTVYGVLESQFELMQQWLKPLTELSMSQHQQISNLQPKIEECLSNYQRLLNKLEAAQDRD; encoded by the coding sequence ATGGACTCTTCTCCACAACAACCTGAAGCTGCCACGCAACTTGAATCCGGGACCTATGAGATCCTGCGGAATCGGCTGCGGTCGCACGGGGAGGAGTTGCGGAGTCGCTTGGATCAACTGAATGAGAACCGCAAAGAAGTTTTCGGTTCGATCGATCTAAAGCTCCTGAACACTGAGAGAATCACAACCGAGCACAACTGTGTCCCGCGCGACATGGTGGCGGTTGGGGATCAGTTTTTATTCGGATACAATGTCCAGTTTGGACTTCGTACCGAACGAAATGTTGCAGATGTGTTTGCGGTGTACTCGTTCGACAATGAGACCAAAACGTTCAGCCCGGAGCCTTTAGATCTCCTCCAAAATGCGACGTTCGAAAAAGACTTTCAGGATGTCTATCGATATTACAAGAGCGCCACATTCGCGAAGTTTTACAAACGTGGTGTTCATCTTTATATGGTCTTTCAGGTTGGGAAAAGTCCGACCGACATCAAATCTTTTAAGTGGCTGGTTGAAGGGAGCACGCTGCGGTATCTCGATAATCGCAGCGACCACGAAGTTCGTTTTCCGGCTCAGCACGAATTCGAATGGCAGAAGACCACGCGAGACATGCAGCGACATGGGGAGCATCCGCATATCTCGATTGATGACCGAATTTTCGTTGAGACCGTCGGCGGTGACCTGACCATTAAGGTTGAGAATAATACGGAATCGGGAGCAGGGATCTATGAGGAACCTGTCGAGAATGCGGACCAGACGCTCGACGATGCGGACATTTTCTACGCATTGGTTGGTCACACGATTCTGCTCAAAATCAGGCCTTACCAGGAGCAGGATTGGCGCTACATCGTCTTCAATGAAAAGATTCAAAAAGCGAGCCGCGTCGATTCAATCGCTGACGCATGCGTCTTGCTGCCAGATGATCATGGGCTGATTTTTTCCAACGGGTACTATCTGCAAAGTGGTGAACGGAAAACGTTTGACACCAGCATTCAAGGATTGATTTTCGACCGACGCGTCTCTTCCCCGAATGGCGAGGATACGCTGTATGTTTTTTACCAACCGGTCCAAGGTGCGTACGTTTTACTCGGTTACAATCTCATTGAGCAAGTTGTCGACACTCCGGTCATCTGTAACGGTTTTACGATGTTCCGTGGCGGCGAAACGATCCTCTTCAAATCTCATGGTGAGCCACAAAAGCACCACGCGGTTCAGGTCTGGCAAACTCCGTACGTTGGAGAGGATTACGAAACTTTTGAGAACACAGATTCCTATCTGTACAAGATCGGCAATCGAGACATCGTTCGCGGAATGGCGGAGTGTCACGAGATCTTGAATCTTATCGAGAAAGAAGACAGCTACTCAGACCTGTACGTCGATCTGGTCAAGTACGCCGGCGATATTCTCGACAGTTACTTTTGGATCAACAACGCCGAAGCCGCCAACCTTGGTGAACCGTTACAACAAATCAAAGTCGCAGCGACATCGGCGGTTGATGAGTTCGAGAAAGTTGTTCGTGTCCGACAAAACACTCGCGAGCAGACTCAGCAGGTCGCTGGCGAAACTCGTGAATTGTTGAATGAAGTCGGTCGGCGACGATTTGACAACATCGACTCCTTCGTAAAATCCCTGGCAGGGCTGCGACGTGTTCGTGGCGAGATTATCGGCTTGCGCGACTTACGATATGCCGACACGGAACTGATTGAGCAGCTGGAAACAGAAGTTGCAGAACAGGCGGAACAGCTTTCGCATCGATGTGTTGAGTTTTTGTTAAACGACGACGCATTACAGCCCTATGCCGATGCTGTCGCGATTGAACAAGCGGGGATTGACGATCTCAACAAGGTTGCTGATGCGAAACAGGTCGAAGAGAAGATTGCAGAGTCGTCGCACGAATTAGAAATGCTGATCGAAATTGTCAGCAATCTCAAAATCGATGACGCCACGCAACGTACGACGATCATCGACAACATTTCTGGAATCTTCTCGCACGTCAATGCAGCTCGGGCGTCGCTGAAACGAAAGATTCAGGAACTGGCATCCGTAGAAGGCTCCGCGGAGTTTTCGAGTCAGTTGAAGTTGATGAACCAGTCGGTTGTCAACTACCTCGATGTTTGCGACTCCCCCGAAAAGTGTGAAGAATACCTCACCAAGTTAATGGTTCAGCTTGAGGAACTCGAGGGAAAATTTGCCGAGTTTGATGAGTTCATCGTCCAGCTTGCTGACAAACGAGAAGAAGTTGCTGGCGCGTTTGGTTCACGGCGAATGCAACTTGTCGAGAAGAGAAACAAACGGGCCAATGCACTTGCCGATGCTGCTGATCGTATCCTGAAAGGTGTGAAGAATCGCATCGAATCCTTCCAGGAGATCAGTGATATCCATGGATATTTCGCCTCCGACCTGATGATCGACAAGGTTCGCAATATCATCTCGGATCTGGAAGGCTTGGGAGACAGCGTCAAGGTTGACGATATCCAGTCGCGGCTGAAAACAATTCGCGAAGATGCAGTCCGGCAACTGAAAGACAAGAAGGAACTGTATGAAGATGGCGATCACGTCATCCGATTCGGCAACCACCGCTTCTCGGTCAACACGCAGGTCCTCGACCTGACGACCGTCCTTCGCGATGGGGAACTCAATTACCATTTGACAGGGACAGACTTCTACGAACCGGTGAACAGCGAAGAGCTGAACTCTACACAATCAGTCTGGACGATGGAAGTTGTCAGCGAGAACAAGGATGTCTACCGGGCTGAATTCCTGGCCTACACAATGTTACAGGCCGCACGAAACGGACAGTGGAATCCTTACGAAGACCAATCGTCGCCGCAGTCCGCGAAACAGCTGATGAACGAAGTTGATCTTCTCAGCGAAGTTCAGAAGTTCATGGGACCACGTTATCAGGAAGGGTACTCGAAAGGGGTGCACGATCAAGATGCCGTCAAGATCCTTCACGCACTCCTTGAAATTGATAACGCCTGTGGACTGTTGCGGTACTCTTCACAAAGCCGCGTTTTGGCAAATTTATTCTGGTGGAACTTTGGAGATTCGAAAACGAAAAAGCTCAAAGAGCAGGTTCTAACCGGTTTCGGGACGATCTCGCAATTCTTCCCAGGCACGGATCAACAACAAGAGTATCTTGCGGATCTTCGCGAGATGCTGCTCGAGTTTATCGAAGAAAGTGAATTCTACGGAACATCCGAAGTCCCGTCTGGGCGAGTTCATGAAGCTGCTGAGTATCTGTTTGATGAACTGACCGATGATTCACGCAGAGTACGCGGAAACCAGTTTGTTGTGTCGCAAACAGCAGCCGATCTGTTTCGTGAGTTCCATGATCACTTAAAACGATTGGATGCGCAGGAACGTTTCACGAAAGCGATGAAAGCGGTTCAGCGCGATACGCTGGCATCTTTCGAACTTGCACGTGACTGGACCACAGCTTTTCTGCTGAACTACGGAAACGGAGAGGAAGTTTTCGACTATCGTGAAGAAATCGCCAAGCTGATCATGGATGGTCAAGTCGATGAACGGGCTGTCGTGGCAGCTCAGATGGAACGTAAACTCACCAAGATGATCGGGACACACCCTGTCATTCAGTCCGGAAATTATGAGTTACGATTTAACCACTTTCTGGATCGCTTGAGCACTTTTGAACGCGAGACCATCCCTCGCTTCAAACGCTATCATGAGTTGAAATCTCAGCTGGTTGATGAACACCGAGACGCGATGAAGCTCACGGAATTCCAACCTCGCGTCCTCACATCGTTTGTGCGCAACCAATTGATCGACCAGGTCTATCTGCCGTTAGTCGGGGATAACCTCGCGAAACAAATCGGGACAACTGGAGAAGGGAAACGGACCGATCGCCAAGGTCTATTGTTGTTAATCTCTCCCCCTGGGTACGGAAAAACAACACTGATGGAGTACATCGCCAATCGTCTGGGCATCATCTTCATGAAGGTCAACGGCCCTGCATTGGGACATGAGGTGACGTCACTCGATCCGGCAGCTGCTCCAAATGCTGGGGCACGAGAAGAGGTCGAGAAGTTGAATCTGGCCTTCGAGATGGGTGACAACGTTCTCATCTATCTCGACGACATTCAGCACTGTCATACCGAGTTCCTGCAAAAGTTTATCAGCTTGTGCGATGCTCAACGAAAAATTGAGGGTGTCTATAAAGGCAAAACACAGACGTATGATTTCCGGGGGAAAAAAGTTGCCGTTGTGATGGCGGGAAACCCGTATACGGAGAGCGGCGAGAAATTCCAGATCCCGGACATGCTCAGCAATCGGGCCGACATCTACAACCTCGGTGAAATTATCGGCGACACTGCTGATGCCTTTGAACTGAGCTATATCGAAAACGCACTCACTTCGAATTCCGTTCTGGGGAAACTTGCATCTCGTTCTCAAAAGGATGTGTATGCCGTTGTAAAAATGGCGGAGCGAACCCTGCGTGGGGACGCAGCTCCCTCTGAGGGAATCGACTTCGAAGCCAACTACTCGATGGAAGAGCTGAACGATTTCGTCGACACAATGATGAAACTGATGCGAGTCCGCGATGTTGTTCTGCGGGTGAATCAGGAGTACATCACCTCAGCGGCTCAGCATGATGATTACCGCACCGAGCCACCATTTCTCCTGCAAGGTTCTTATCGAAATATGAACCGTATCGCAGAGAAAGTGCTGCCGGTCATGAATGGCGACGAGATCGAGTCGCTGATCCAGAGTAGCTACCAGAACGATGCTCAGACACTGACCTCCGGAACAGAAGCCAACCTGTTGAAGTTTAAGGAATTGACAGGAACACTCACCGCAGGCGAGCAAGAACGTTGGGACGACATCAAACGGACGTTCAAGCAGAACATCAAAATGCGGGGTATCGGATCAGACGACAAAGTCGGTCAAGTGATCGCTACACTCACGACATTCAGCGATGGTCTCGATTCAATTCGTAAAGCAGTCAACGAGGGAGCAACCACCCTCTCAGCGAAGTCAGATTCTCAGAGCGACACCCCTGACGAGGATGTCCTACGTGAAGAACTTCGTGCAATGTCCTTACAACTGGCAGACGGACTGGAACAAATTGCTCGACTTTCGAACCGTCCCATCAATGTGAGCGTCCCGCCACTTGAAATGAAATGGCCGGATACATTTCCGACCACCACTGCTCCTGATTCGGCGCGATCAGAAGAGCCGAGAAGCACCTCGGATCAGAACAGACCAAAGATCGTAGACGAAGAAGAGGGCGAAAACACGAAGTCAGACGAGCGCATTACAATCGTCAATCGTTTGCCGAAAACGGTTTACGGAGTTCTGGAGTCTCAGTTCGAACTCATGCAGCAATGGCTCAAACCGCTGACAGAACTCTCGATGAGTCAACACCAACAAATTTCGAACCTGCAGCCCAAAATTGAGGAGTGCTTGAGCAACTATCAACGCTTACTCAATAAACTCGAAGCAGCACAGGATCGAGATTGA
- the trxA gene encoding thioredoxin yields MAGNVVDFSDATFQDEVLSSDQPVLVDFWAPWCGPCKALTPTIEALADEYAGKVKIGKLNTDENRQVAINYQINSIPTLIVFKGGEPVQRIVGGPPKAQLAEMLDGFTG; encoded by the coding sequence ATGGCAGGTAATGTAGTAGATTTTTCTGACGCCACTTTCCAGGATGAAGTGTTGTCCAGCGATCAGCCCGTACTCGTCGATTTTTGGGCTCCCTGGTGCGGTCCGTGTAAAGCGTTGACACCTACCATCGAAGCCCTGGCAGATGAATACGCTGGCAAAGTGAAAATTGGAAAATTGAACACTGACGAAAATCGTCAAGTGGCAATCAATTACCAGATCAACAGCATCCCGACTCTGATCGTTTTTAAAGGTGGAGAACCGGTTCAACGAATCGTTGGTGGCCCTCCAAAAGCACAACTTGCAGAAATGCTTGATGGCTTTACCGGCTAG
- a CDS encoding ABC transporter permease — protein sequence MKLRTLIWKELWQRPTTMLTSLLTVTLGVAALVAIQSITVSSEQKIAGDMESLGANVLVLPTSASLQDYYSADMHGQTMPEEYVTRLALARMPGVENLAPKLCVAETVDSTPVTLTGILPRSEFQAKSSWQGLNLMANPVGSGRGCCLTPTSVGNGDDENPADLATTRTIQTLGKREVILGSDIATKLGKKTGDQLNLLGEKFQVLAVLPETGTVDDSRLFAHLHSVQDLSGAGPVINVIEIMACCEEAAGDLIGDLSAVLPETRIVTIAQVVETQVAVNGLMSSLSWVFFSILLLVGGASIASVMFANVTERRKEIGTLMALGAGRRIVTQLFLGKATLLGVSGGFIGFLAGTIVAVVLGPQLLGIAVQPMPQLLAIGMITATVVSLLASYFPARKAAGLDPCLVFNDA from the coding sequence ATGAAACTTCGAACACTCATCTGGAAGGAACTCTGGCAACGTCCCACGACGATGCTGACGAGTCTTTTAACAGTGACGCTCGGCGTTGCAGCACTCGTTGCGATCCAAAGTATTACCGTCTCTTCCGAACAGAAAATTGCGGGTGACATGGAATCACTGGGAGCAAATGTGCTTGTGCTACCGACCAGTGCATCCCTACAGGATTACTATTCTGCCGACATGCATGGTCAAACCATGCCCGAAGAGTACGTCACCAGGTTGGCACTCGCTCGAATGCCCGGAGTTGAGAACCTTGCTCCGAAACTGTGCGTCGCGGAAACGGTAGACTCCACTCCGGTCACACTCACCGGAATTCTTCCCCGTTCCGAATTTCAGGCGAAATCGTCTTGGCAGGGTCTTAACCTGATGGCGAATCCTGTCGGCTCCGGTCGAGGATGCTGCCTCACTCCGACTTCAGTCGGAAATGGTGATGACGAAAACCCTGCAGATCTCGCAACGACACGAACCATTCAAACTCTCGGGAAGCGAGAAGTGATACTCGGCTCAGATATTGCCACGAAGCTCGGAAAGAAAACGGGGGATCAACTTAACCTGCTGGGAGAAAAATTCCAGGTCCTGGCAGTACTCCCTGAAACAGGAACGGTCGACGACAGTCGCCTGTTCGCTCATTTACATTCCGTTCAGGATCTCTCCGGAGCCGGGCCAGTCATCAATGTCATCGAGATCATGGCGTGCTGTGAGGAAGCAGCGGGCGATCTGATTGGCGATCTCTCAGCTGTCCTTCCCGAGACCCGGATCGTAACCATTGCACAAGTTGTGGAAACGCAAGTCGCCGTCAACGGATTGATGTCGAGCCTCTCCTGGGTCTTCTTTTCGATCCTGCTGCTTGTCGGAGGAGCGAGCATTGCCAGCGTCATGTTTGCGAATGTCACCGAACGCCGCAAAGAAATTGGCACACTCATGGCTTTGGGAGCAGGGCGCCGGATTGTGACGCAACTGTTTCTCGGCAAGGCAACTCTTCTTGGTGTCTCGGGTGGATTCATCGGATTTTTGGCAGGGACGATTGTCGCAGTCGTCCTCGGCCCGCAACTCCTTGGAATTGCTGTTCAGCCAATGCCACAGTTACTGGCTATCGGTATGATAACAGCAACTGTCGTATCCTTACTTGCCAGCTACTTTCCCGCTCGTAAAGCTGCGGGGCTCGACCCTTGCCTCGTGTTCAACGACGCCTGA
- a CDS encoding coiled-coil domain-containing protein: MSERMESFPMNSTQNSDRLEQAGQILSHLQAQLSELDRREQNLNQQMSVLMEQQRSTQQSQAVAERKANELRQELLEREQKVSAIEKEVNERRTAAEQQEESVRKKADALESQRAQFEREMQKKRDAFAAECREKQIRQQAELAKELEASRKTFEEECKQRESTLDELIREHEQEFAEKSERFESEKTRHRQNVEDWAKEKVLEKQRLQLERQAKLEQLEADFNNEVAEHQAKMLQERHQLDEEIRLHQQSVEEWETRQKAEKEAFETEMLSRTQTFETEMLARTQAFEQESLEKQTQFEAEVQRQQEEIKTARQAFEGEQLSHLEQVEAWELQQAAEEKKLKEQLRTERENFDAQLKLEKETFNEECRVLEEEFSQKVQIEKENLLEERRRLKEELSKELSEEAAALKEARRQLELDQREQNRLNEEWSSQRTTERSRLLEELEDVKKEKLAALDLREKNLQRREIDFEKRTQLHERHLDRVRNDLNAESADLEKQRQKQRLWKEEVERGIRLRLTHMKRFRDLVGKREDCLEEEQNLFAETRRTTERDLARSKEQFLEERQLWLQQRALTQERLQNQEKRLDEEYASLVESHKQVEALSDELEDSLQETSKTPSNQPVQASRHLNGLLAILGRQRREVEQSIQRLQERLIEMRSEGAELSSWLADQDQVVAERELSHQENLESLSTREQEFSAIRDQWNVDRLQAEHIIRDLVTQLEVALDQIARLQSEQDKDDGFSSISQAA, from the coding sequence ATGTCCGAACGAATGGAATCGTTCCCCATGAATTCTACTCAGAACTCTGACCGGCTTGAACAAGCCGGTCAGATTCTTTCTCATTTGCAGGCTCAACTCTCTGAGCTTGATCGCCGTGAGCAAAATCTGAATCAGCAAATGTCTGTGCTGATGGAACAACAACGCTCGACGCAGCAAAGCCAGGCAGTTGCGGAACGCAAGGCGAACGAATTGCGACAGGAACTTCTCGAACGCGAGCAAAAAGTTTCGGCAATCGAGAAAGAGGTCAACGAGCGTCGAACCGCAGCTGAACAACAAGAGGAGTCTGTTCGAAAGAAAGCAGACGCTCTGGAGTCTCAAAGAGCTCAGTTTGAACGCGAAATGCAGAAGAAGAGAGATGCCTTCGCTGCTGAGTGTCGCGAGAAACAAATTCGTCAACAGGCGGAACTTGCTAAAGAGTTGGAAGCATCTCGCAAGACGTTTGAAGAGGAATGCAAACAGCGCGAATCGACACTCGACGAACTGATTCGAGAACACGAACAAGAATTCGCGGAAAAATCAGAGCGGTTCGAGAGCGAAAAAACGCGGCATCGGCAAAATGTCGAGGATTGGGCGAAGGAAAAAGTTCTCGAAAAGCAAAGACTCCAACTCGAACGGCAAGCAAAACTGGAGCAGTTGGAAGCGGACTTCAACAACGAAGTGGCTGAGCATCAAGCGAAGATGTTACAAGAACGACATCAGCTCGATGAAGAAATTCGTTTGCATCAGCAGTCTGTCGAAGAATGGGAGACCCGACAGAAGGCCGAGAAAGAGGCCTTCGAAACTGAGATGCTGAGTCGCACTCAGACATTCGAAACCGAGATGCTGGCGCGCACTCAGGCGTTCGAGCAGGAATCTCTTGAAAAGCAGACTCAATTCGAAGCCGAAGTTCAACGGCAACAAGAAGAAATCAAAACAGCTCGTCAAGCGTTCGAAGGGGAACAGCTGAGCCATCTCGAACAGGTAGAAGCCTGGGAACTCCAACAGGCAGCGGAAGAGAAGAAGCTCAAGGAGCAACTGAGAACTGAACGAGAAAATTTTGACGCACAATTAAAGCTGGAGAAAGAAACCTTCAATGAAGAATGTCGTGTTCTGGAAGAAGAGTTCTCACAGAAAGTTCAGATTGAGAAAGAAAATCTTCTCGAAGAACGGCGACGTCTGAAAGAAGAACTCTCTAAAGAGCTTTCCGAAGAAGCAGCTGCTTTGAAGGAAGCAAGGCGTCAACTTGAACTGGATCAGCGAGAGCAAAATCGACTGAATGAAGAATGGTCCAGTCAGCGAACAACTGAGCGTTCTCGACTACTCGAAGAGCTTGAAGATGTGAAAAAGGAGAAGCTCGCTGCGCTCGATTTGCGTGAGAAGAATCTTCAGCGACGCGAGATCGATTTCGAGAAGCGAACTCAACTTCATGAAAGACACCTCGATCGTGTCCGGAATGATCTCAATGCAGAGTCAGCAGATTTAGAAAAGCAGCGTCAGAAGCAAAGGTTGTGGAAAGAGGAAGTTGAACGTGGGATTCGCTTACGGCTCACTCATATGAAACGTTTCCGTGACCTCGTTGGAAAGCGAGAGGACTGCCTGGAAGAAGAACAGAATCTGTTTGCGGAAACTCGTCGGACTACCGAACGTGACCTTGCTCGCTCGAAGGAACAATTTCTGGAAGAACGTCAACTGTGGTTGCAGCAACGTGCTTTGACACAAGAGCGGCTTCAGAATCAGGAGAAACGTCTCGACGAAGAGTATGCCTCACTTGTTGAGTCTCACAAACAGGTTGAAGCGCTCAGCGATGAACTGGAAGATTCACTTCAAGAGACTTCAAAAACACCTAGCAACCAACCGGTTCAGGCATCGCGGCATCTGAATGGTTTGCTGGCAATCTTAGGGCGGCAGCGCCGTGAGGTGGAGCAGTCAATTCAACGTCTTCAAGAACGACTCATTGAGATGCGATCAGAAGGTGCCGAACTCTCTTCCTGGCTTGCTGATCAAGATCAGGTTGTCGCTGAGCGAGAACTTTCGCATCAAGAGAATCTGGAATCACTTTCAACTCGGGAGCAGGAATTCTCCGCGATTCGTGATCAATGGAACGTTGATCGACTTCAGGCGGAACATATCATTCGAGATTTGGTCACTCAATTGGAAGTGGCCCTTGATCAAATCGCGCGTTTGCAATCAGAACAAGATAAGGATGACGGATTCAGCTCGATTTCACAGGCAGCTTAA